The following proteins are encoded in a genomic region of Leptospira fainei serovar Hurstbridge str. BUT 6:
- a CDS encoding sterol desaturase family protein, producing the protein MEKNIIELITPAFFVLAFAEVIWVLVTRKPFYRYKDSVNNLAAGVYMQIFTVFITLGLIAVYAWTYQNFRFFTFTENSWIAWVACYVLADFFYYWYHRFAHEINIFWGSHVAHHQSEDYNLTVALRQGILQNTFSLPFYLPLAVLGFPPLMFMLVIQINFAYQFWIHTRLIPKLGWFEWIWNTPSHHRVHHGRDPKYIDKNYAGTFIIWDRLFGSFKEEEEEPIFGIVKPMTTWNPIWAQFHYFQELFDLSWRTKLWKDKFLVWFKAPGWKPADLGESVVPPEIDRSTYKKFDTQIPITLTIYTVLQFLFAMGASMVYIEFKKELPLPEMVVLGFYVLWTLWTIGAIFELKTSGVVLELVRLASIAVLTYVYPFDFTHIQKLTAFLPMEIIIALPFIMKITALVSFAVLGAFLLSQKRFFSIKGYSAKTA; encoded by the coding sequence ATGGAAAAGAATATTATCGAGTTAATCACTCCCGCGTTTTTTGTTTTGGCGTTTGCAGAAGTTATTTGGGTTCTAGTAACGAGGAAACCTTTTTATCGTTACAAGGATTCGGTTAATAATCTAGCTGCAGGAGTCTACATGCAGATCTTTACCGTTTTCATTACGCTCGGTTTGATCGCAGTCTACGCTTGGACTTACCAAAATTTTCGATTCTTCACTTTTACGGAAAATTCATGGATCGCCTGGGTCGCCTGTTATGTATTAGCTGATTTCTTTTATTACTGGTATCATCGGTTCGCCCATGAAATTAATATTTTTTGGGGTTCACACGTCGCTCATCATCAAAGTGAAGATTATAATTTAACCGTAGCTCTACGACAAGGGATTCTGCAAAATACCTTTTCACTCCCTTTTTATCTTCCACTGGCAGTTCTAGGATTTCCTCCGCTGATGTTTATGTTAGTCATTCAGATCAACTTTGCTTATCAGTTTTGGATTCATACCCGACTCATTCCTAAGCTAGGCTGGTTTGAATGGATTTGGAATACGCCGTCTCATCATAGAGTTCATCACGGTAGAGATCCTAAGTATATAGATAAAAATTACGCAGGGACGTTCATTATTTGGGATCGCCTTTTTGGAAGCTTTAAAGAGGAGGAAGAAGAACCGATTTTCGGAATCGTAAAACCGATGACTACCTGGAATCCGATTTGGGCCCAATTTCATTACTTTCAAGAGTTGTTCGATCTTTCTTGGCGAACTAAATTATGGAAAGATAAGTTTTTAGTTTGGTTCAAAGCGCCAGGCTGGAAACCCGCCGATTTAGGAGAGAGCGTAGTTCCTCCTGAAATCGATCGATCAACTTACAAGAAATTCGATACGCAAATCCCGATCACGTTGACGATATACACGGTCCTCCAGTTTTTATTTGCGATGGGCGCTTCGATGGTGTACATAGAATTTAAGAAGGAACTCCCGCTACCGGAAATGGTCGTTCTCGGTTTCTATGTTCTCTGGACATTATGGACTATCGGAGCTATTTTCGAATTGAAAACGTCCGGAGTTGTTTTGGAATTGGTTCGCTTAGCTTCCATTGCGGTTCTGACTTACGTTTACCCGTTTGATTTTACGCATATTCAAAAATTAACCGCTTTCTTACCGATGGAAATCATCATTGCTCTCCCGTTCATAATGAAGATTACGGCCCTCGTATCTTTCGCAGTGTTGGGAGCCTTTCTACTATCGCAGAAAAGATTTTTCAGCATAAAAGGTTATTCGGCAAAGACGGCATAG
- a CDS encoding DUF4139 domain-containing protein has translation MFSSHRLLSKYSFIGFLILGGLFWPRDGKSQDSENSPIAVTEGNSSVKTAAATASSRIESVLLYSDFAYAKRVAEIKLPAGASEVSLGEVPSNILDKSVSVSFSDPNKKFKIRGVRVLEKVSKRFKSQESEELEKRKDALLLSLGTRSKEVQELLDWETSLRSISPAFREEAGVVEKVDSDSFLGFRKTHSDLAEENTKLRLAKLEELDRLREEFYIVTAKLEHLAQGDVLRRKEIRLEAEIETAATYRIEYKYLIRGAIWYPRYTLDLKPNGTEAELGWYALVRNETGEDWNGVRLEFSTANPNQDVDLPDYRELRISSKVVVNREKDSYPGNDRNIYNEQQAKSSPSAGAPAMPAKEAKKRSSKAPASKAKQEEFYEDNDSPLEKSRAIIESNFKDRSNSLQVEENMDHLRGDLANQKSLFESGSYEDSMRYGKEALRRFSGLRESSRKELRDIESQVQTLLNRSSQLNSDRKYVFNLVAPGLSSEGFDFRYIAQSFERIPSDKTLNRVFLRKRIVPVLPTYESSPITSEEAYLTVVSTNLEREPLLSGPLEIYSGENLLGTTSVSTLKPGEKIRIELGPDRDVKIVRREEKFEDKSGLLSKRKTIRHKVSISIKNNKKRKILLRLIDRVPYTVDDSVDIKWAFGSEKPEKTDDGILTYEMDITSGAVKKIEFEYTVSYPANNILRDSQGSGSY, from the coding sequence ATGTTCTCTTCGCATCGACTTCTTAGCAAATATTCCTTTATCGGTTTTTTGATTCTTGGCGGCTTATTTTGGCCTCGAGATGGAAAATCACAAGATTCCGAAAATTCACCGATCGCAGTAACTGAAGGGAATTCGTCGGTTAAGACTGCCGCAGCTACGGCTAGTTCTCGTATAGAGTCGGTGCTTCTATATTCCGATTTCGCATACGCAAAGAGGGTAGCGGAAATTAAACTTCCGGCCGGGGCGTCCGAAGTGAGTTTGGGGGAAGTTCCTTCTAACATTTTAGACAAAAGCGTCTCCGTTTCGTTTTCCGATCCGAATAAAAAATTCAAGATTCGAGGAGTTCGCGTACTTGAGAAGGTATCCAAGAGATTCAAATCCCAAGAGAGCGAAGAACTGGAAAAAAGAAAAGATGCATTGTTGCTTTCGTTGGGCACGAGATCCAAAGAAGTGCAGGAGTTGTTGGATTGGGAAACGAGTTTACGATCCATTAGCCCGGCATTTCGTGAAGAAGCGGGAGTAGTCGAGAAAGTCGATTCGGATTCCTTTTTGGGGTTTCGTAAAACTCATTCGGATCTCGCCGAAGAAAACACGAAACTCAGATTAGCGAAATTGGAAGAACTAGATCGTCTTCGAGAGGAATTTTATATCGTAACCGCTAAGTTGGAGCATCTCGCCCAAGGGGACGTTCTCCGTCGGAAAGAAATAAGACTAGAAGCGGAAATAGAGACTGCAGCTACCTATCGTATAGAATATAAATATCTGATTCGCGGCGCTATCTGGTATCCGCGTTATACTTTGGATCTTAAGCCGAACGGAACGGAAGCCGAGTTAGGTTGGTATGCTTTAGTTCGGAACGAAACTGGAGAGGATTGGAACGGCGTTCGATTAGAATTTTCCACTGCAAATCCGAATCAGGACGTCGATTTACCGGACTATCGTGAATTGAGAATCTCTTCTAAAGTAGTAGTGAATCGGGAAAAAGACTCCTATCCCGGGAACGATCGAAATATTTACAACGAACAACAAGCAAAGAGTTCTCCCTCCGCAGGAGCTCCAGCTATGCCTGCGAAGGAAGCTAAGAAACGGAGTTCGAAAGCTCCGGCTTCGAAAGCGAAGCAGGAGGAATTTTATGAGGATAATGATAGCCCGTTAGAAAAATCAAGGGCGATAATAGAAAGCAATTTTAAGGATCGTTCCAATTCGCTACAGGTCGAGGAAAATATGGACCATCTTCGCGGAGATTTAGCTAACCAAAAAAGTCTTTTTGAAAGCGGATCTTATGAGGATTCGATGCGATACGGAAAAGAGGCTTTGCGCAGATTTTCGGGTCTGCGTGAAAGTTCTCGAAAAGAATTAAGGGATATAGAATCTCAGGTGCAAACTTTGCTCAATCGTTCTTCCCAATTGAATTCGGATCGTAAATACGTTTTTAATTTAGTTGCTCCCGGTCTTTCTTCGGAAGGATTCGATTTTCGTTATATAGCTCAATCATTCGAAAGAATTCCCTCCGATAAGACTTTGAACCGCGTCTTTCTAAGAAAAAGAATCGTTCCGGTTTTGCCGACTTACGAATCATCCCCAATAACCAGCGAAGAAGCGTATTTAACGGTCGTTTCCACCAATCTTGAAAGAGAGCCGCTCCTATCGGGACCGCTAGAAATTTATTCAGGAGAAAATCTTCTAGGAACCACTTCCGTTTCCACTTTGAAACCCGGAGAAAAAATTCGAATCGAACTAGGTCCCGACCGGGACGTGAAAATCGTAAGACGAGAGGAGAAATTCGAGGATAAATCCGGACTGCTTTCCAAACGTAAAACGATTCGACATAAAGTTTCGATTTCAATAAAGAATAATAAGAAAAGAAAGATTTTGCTCAGGTTGATCGATAGAGTTCCTTATACCGTCGATGATAGTGTCGATATCAAGTGGGCATTCGGCTCGGAAAAACCGGAGAAAACCGACGACGGGATTCTTACGTACGAAATGGATATAACGTCCGGCGCCGTTAAGAAAATCGAATTCGAATACACCGTATCGTATCCGGCTAATAATATACTTCGAGATTCGCAAGGTAGCGGATCCTACTAA
- a CDS encoding mucoidy inhibitor MuiA family protein encodes MNYNTSLKIVVSSLTVLIASFDAFAVSADLLIQEVTVHQGTAQILRVGKVQLTPGTNRVQIQNLPVSLLEESLMAGTDSNLVEVTGTRTWKEEGTAASNPEVAFLQRKIVTLQKELEAVIAKENDLKSEKGLLTELRNKVSDTVSRNLLYGRVESDGKNWGTYLRKNRDESFVLFSSWEKIEKSKIKIQSDLDEVKAQLSILLSQAEKSTRNTWIQVVNTSKESKTIDLRLSYLVPNANWKPTYILTANDSSEKGQFEYLAEVRQETGEDWKGVRLLLSTTRPDLSQRRNRLYPQRLFDQEVADKKEILSAQNQASTPAQMAQDQSVDEDSREASPASERGGGFLFRLPKTVSLPSQRESRKLEMSSFNILAKVKTIAAPRYKPFPLLEATFQNASEFPILPGEVSLFRNSGLIGTTKISYTSPNENVSVSLGTEGSLRLSYRKESNNTKEGLISTQKVIEKRVYLTLENFGKESKSVFVRDQIPISELASVKVEIDSNRTTPGAKEFRPNSGIYEWILEIPPSGKREIQLEYRVSYPSDQDLNLP; translated from the coding sequence ATGAATTATAATACTTCCCTAAAAATCGTTGTCTCTTCACTGACAGTTTTGATCGCGTCTTTCGACGCTTTTGCCGTCAGCGCCGACCTTCTTATTCAAGAAGTGACTGTGCATCAGGGAACGGCACAAATATTAAGAGTCGGTAAAGTACAATTAACGCCGGGTACAAATCGGGTTCAAATTCAAAATTTGCCGGTTTCATTATTGGAAGAAAGTCTAATGGCCGGGACGGATTCGAATCTGGTGGAAGTGACCGGCACTCGGACTTGGAAAGAGGAAGGCACCGCGGCATCGAATCCTGAAGTTGCATTTCTTCAGCGAAAGATCGTGACTTTGCAAAAGGAATTAGAAGCGGTCATTGCGAAGGAAAACGATTTGAAATCGGAAAAAGGGCTTTTGACGGAATTACGTAATAAAGTCTCCGACACTGTTAGTCGAAACCTTCTATACGGTAGAGTGGAATCCGACGGAAAAAATTGGGGGACCTATTTGCGGAAAAACAGGGACGAATCCTTCGTCTTATTTTCCTCTTGGGAAAAAATCGAAAAAAGCAAAATTAAAATTCAGAGCGATCTGGATGAGGTAAAGGCGCAACTTTCCATTCTACTTTCGCAAGCCGAAAAGAGTACTAGAAACACTTGGATTCAAGTAGTCAATACGTCCAAAGAATCTAAGACTATCGATTTAAGATTAAGTTACTTGGTTCCCAATGCAAATTGGAAACCGACTTATATTTTAACTGCAAACGATTCCTCGGAAAAAGGCCAATTCGAATATTTGGCCGAAGTGAGGCAGGAGACGGGAGAAGATTGGAAAGGGGTTCGACTCCTGCTGTCTACTACCAGACCGGATCTATCACAGAGGAGAAATCGTCTATATCCTCAGCGTCTTTTCGATCAAGAAGTAGCCGACAAGAAAGAAATATTGAGTGCACAAAACCAAGCCAGCACACCGGCGCAAATGGCTCAGGATCAATCTGTAGACGAGGATTCGCGCGAAGCTTCTCCCGCTTCGGAACGAGGAGGAGGTTTTTTGTTCCGCTTACCGAAGACTGTTAGTTTGCCCTCGCAACGCGAATCTAGAAAATTGGAAATGAGTTCGTTTAATATTCTAGCAAAAGTGAAAACTATCGCCGCCCCGAGATATAAACCGTTTCCGCTATTGGAGGCCACATTTCAAAATGCTAGCGAATTCCCGATCCTTCCGGGTGAAGTTTCTTTATTTAGGAATTCAGGGCTTATCGGGACTACTAAAATTTCGTACACGAGCCCGAACGAAAACGTTTCGGTCTCTTTAGGAACGGAAGGAAGTCTTCGACTTTCGTATCGAAAGGAATCTAATAATACCAAAGAGGGATTGATCTCAACTCAGAAAGTAATCGAAAAACGCGTCTATTTGACCTTGGAAAATTTCGGCAAAGAATCCAAGTCGGTTTTTGTTCGGGATCAAATTCCTATTTCAGAACTTGCAAGCGTAAAAGTAGAAATAGATTCCAATAGAACTACACCGGGGGCTAAGGAGTTTAGGCCCAACTCAGGAATTTATGAATGGATTTTGGAAATTCCTCCTTCCGGAAAAAGAGAAATTCAATTGGAATATAGAGTGAGCTATCCGAGTGATCAGGATCTAAATTTACCTTAA
- a CDS encoding vWA domain-containing protein — MFTLDNMKTERRQKFGMAAVLLYLLSHGIFSKDSDRDTGPELSIPDSKSEAKLFVLDASGSMNEYLGIYQKIHLAKKHVKHYVDTLPESAEVGLIAYGNRLPGCKSSRLYQPLESGNKAQFRNKLYGLTPSGATPLAESIRVAGEYISRRQQSTELILITDGIESCFGDPEKELRILQQKGINFHLNVLGLGLKPEERSIMQSLARLGRGTYYNVDGDADFYSAMEDLLKKGIFPIKKQEIEPKQNLGAGKIRILGQSKIENENGRTRYKVLFDFHNPDSSNHCVVLNLKTQASPSSNANRSNENRASNLESIIKIEGQCFQSKDGTGQFEFDATKQEIASAELELWDMSEIPKAVGRSGETSLNH, encoded by the coding sequence ATGTTCACTCTAGATAATATGAAAACAGAAAGGCGACAAAAGTTCGGAATGGCTGCCGTTCTTCTTTACCTTCTCTCCCACGGAATTTTTTCCAAGGATTCCGATCGGGACACCGGACCCGAACTGTCTATTCCCGATTCAAAATCGGAAGCGAAATTATTCGTTTTGGATGCAAGCGGGTCCATGAACGAATATCTGGGTATTTATCAAAAAATCCATTTAGCTAAAAAGCATGTGAAACACTATGTGGATACTTTACCCGAATCCGCAGAAGTAGGTTTAATCGCGTACGGTAATCGCCTGCCTGGATGCAAATCTTCAAGATTATACCAACCTTTGGAAAGCGGAAACAAAGCTCAATTTCGTAATAAACTTTACGGACTAACGCCTTCCGGAGCGACACCTCTCGCCGAGTCTATCCGCGTTGCCGGTGAATATATTTCCCGTCGACAGCAATCCACAGAATTGATTCTCATTACGGACGGAATAGAAAGTTGTTTCGGAGATCCTGAAAAGGAATTACGAATTCTGCAACAGAAAGGTATCAATTTTCATCTCAACGTTCTTGGACTCGGCTTAAAACCTGAAGAAAGAAGTATTATGCAATCCTTGGCGCGCCTAGGACGCGGAACATACTATAACGTGGACGGAGACGCAGATTTTTATTCGGCGATGGAGGACCTTTTAAAGAAAGGCATATTTCCGATAAAGAAACAGGAAATAGAACCCAAGCAGAATTTGGGCGCCGGTAAGATAAGAATTTTAGGTCAAAGTAAAATAGAAAATGAAAATGGAAGGACGCGATATAAAGTCTTATTCGATTTTCATAATCCGGATTCTTCTAATCATTGCGTCGTACTTAATCTGAAGACTCAAGCAAGTCCTTCCTCGAACGCAAATCGCTCGAATGAAAATCGAGCATCAAATCTAGAATCTATCATTAAAATAGAAGGCCAGTGTTTTCAATCCAAAGACGGGACCGGTCAGTTTGAATTCGACGCAACAAAACAAGAAATTGCATCGGCCGAATTAGAGCTTTGGGATATGTCGGAAATTCCCAAAGCGGTTGGAAGAAGCGGAGAAACCAGCTTAAACCATTAA
- a CDS encoding histidine phosphatase family protein — MEILLIRHTTPEVEPGTCYGWTDLGLPTTFEEEASKLSKILPAYANSIRTSPLFRCFSLAEFLSKRWEEAGNAPAWKVDSRIRELHFGSWEGRLWEEIPRSETDHWMENYVHRSPPGGESYVELRDRVTHAWNEALTEGKTWETLRKEEGDPSEYREVWISHGGVIRCIASQVLGFPLENAFRLVLDYGSLSLVRVRFGEQDSYPQFISWNRKAF; from the coding sequence ATGGAAATATTATTAATTCGTCATACGACTCCGGAAGTGGAGCCGGGTACATGCTACGGTTGGACGGACTTGGGACTTCCGACGACTTTCGAGGAGGAAGCGTCTAAATTATCGAAGATCCTTCCTGCTTACGCAAATTCGATACGTACAAGTCCTCTATTTCGATGTTTTAGTCTGGCCGAGTTTTTAAGTAAACGTTGGGAGGAGGCCGGTAATGCTCCGGCTTGGAAAGTCGACTCTCGAATCCGTGAATTACATTTCGGTTCATGGGAAGGACGACTTTGGGAGGAAATTCCTCGAAGTGAGACGGATCATTGGATGGAAAACTATGTTCATCGCTCTCCTCCCGGGGGAGAATCGTACGTCGAACTCAGAGACCGAGTAACTCATGCATGGAACGAAGCGTTGACTGAAGGTAAGACTTGGGAAACGCTTAGAAAGGAGGAAGGCGATCCGAGCGAGTATAGGGAAGTTTGGATAAGTCATGGTGGAGTTATCCGTTGCATAGCTTCTCAAGTTCTGGGATTTCCTTTAGAAAATGCTTTCCGATTGGTTTTAGATTACGGTTCTCTCTCTCTAGTTCGCGTCCGTTTCGGAGAACAGGATTCTTATCCGCAATTTATTTCATGGAATCGGAAAGCCTTCTAA
- a CDS encoding adenosylcobinamide-GDP ribazoletransferase: MFRFLRRELIIFLSSVRFNTRIIVPSWVEHSDELLASSTRYFPFVGWIVSAITLLVFYGSSFFFPINVSVVLAVSASVLSTGAFHEDGFADMCDGFGGGWNKERILEIMKDSRIGTFGTVGILLLILLKVACYIALAESSFLILLCAIWISHSSSRFSANIMAKLIPYAREDLLSKAKPIVKSMKLSDVLLSGIWVLGPIIFFLHYPGEFSNRIAVILLLPLLLQALGVFYLRGFYKKWLGGYTGDCLGAVQQITEILFLLGIIASWKYY; this comes from the coding sequence ATGTTTCGATTCCTTCGGCGAGAACTTATTATCTTTTTATCATCCGTTCGCTTTAATACTAGGATCATTGTTCCCTCTTGGGTGGAACATTCCGACGAATTATTAGCGTCTTCGACCCGCTATTTTCCCTTCGTCGGATGGATTGTCTCGGCAATCACTTTACTTGTTTTTTACGGAAGTTCCTTCTTCTTTCCAATAAACGTCTCCGTCGTGTTAGCCGTTTCCGCGTCCGTTTTGTCTACGGGAGCCTTTCACGAGGACGGTTTTGCTGACATGTGCGACGGCTTTGGCGGCGGCTGGAACAAGGAAAGAATATTAGAGATAATGAAAGACAGTAGAATCGGAACTTTCGGAACCGTCGGCATTCTATTGCTGATCCTTCTGAAAGTGGCATGTTATATTGCGTTAGCAGAATCTTCTTTTCTAATACTTCTTTGCGCAATATGGATCTCTCATTCCTCCAGCAGATTTTCCGCAAACATAATGGCAAAACTCATACCTTATGCAAGAGAGGATCTGCTTTCAAAAGCGAAACCGATCGTTAAGTCGATGAAATTATCGGATGTGCTTTTATCCGGAATCTGGGTCTTAGGCCCGATCATATTTTTTTTACATTACCCCGGAGAATTTTCGAATCGTATCGCGGTAATTCTTTTGTTACCCCTTTTGTTGCAAGCTTTAGGCGTTTTTTATTTGCGCGGGTTCTATAAAAAATGGTTAGGCGGGTATACGGGAGATTGTTTAGGAGCGGTACAACAAATAACGGAAATCCTCTTTCTATTGGGAATCATTGCATCATGGAAATATTATTAA
- a CDS encoding LIC_13355 family lipoprotein, which translates to MKNPFFVYFLNLSLIGLLISCESKGSSSGDSASMVALIQLLQNGPGSYSACRNYSPAESNSVFVANQVLLAPANTGNGFRDSYCAANGIRGIDKFNGSLDVYTLDTTGPGATLILGWSGKKVLPVAGIDFIVYENPFFIGAQNNTNPFNQVFLEPIVVEVGNDQSNWCGWNPAYTNGNPNAFSEDPSVWSRFGGITPFVYNQESNPMTVASIYNTDVVHGGGGGDGFDLADANFGASGSGCTAPLVTNLQTNGFTYIKLTSAIVSMPSLPIPVGNGSPDIDGVIAKSISP; encoded by the coding sequence ATGAAAAACCCATTCTTCGTTTATTTTCTTAATTTAAGTCTTATCGGCCTGCTCATCTCCTGCGAAAGTAAAGGAAGTTCAAGCGGGGATTCCGCGTCGATGGTCGCTCTTATTCAACTATTGCAAAATGGACCGGGTAGTTATAGCGCTTGTCGCAATTATAGCCCGGCAGAATCGAATAGCGTGTTTGTCGCGAATCAGGTACTTCTAGCGCCCGCCAATACCGGCAACGGTTTTCGAGACTCTTATTGCGCGGCAAATGGAATTCGAGGAATCGATAAATTCAACGGTTCCCTCGACGTATATACTCTGGACACGACCGGACCGGGCGCTACGCTTATTCTAGGCTGGTCCGGTAAGAAGGTTTTACCGGTAGCGGGAATCGATTTTATCGTATATGAAAACCCGTTTTTCATCGGAGCACAAAACAATACGAATCCGTTTAATCAGGTTTTTTTAGAGCCCATAGTGGTCGAAGTCGGAAACGATCAATCGAATTGGTGCGGCTGGAATCCAGCTTACACGAACGGCAATCCGAATGCTTTTTCGGAAGATCCTTCCGTTTGGTCCCGATTCGGAGGAATCACGCCGTTCGTTTATAATCAAGAATCGAATCCGATGACGGTGGCAAGCATCTACAATACCGACGTAGTTCATGGCGGCGGGGGCGGCGACGGATTCGATTTGGCAGACGCAAATTTTGGAGCGTCCGGAAGCGGTTGCACAGCCCCTTTGGTTACGAATCTGCAAACGAACGGCTTCACTTACATTAAATTGACCTCTGCAATAGTCTCCATGCCGAGTTTACCTATCCCGGTAGGAAACGGGAGCCCGGATATCGACGGAGTTATCGCAAAAAGTATTAGTCCGTAA
- a CDS encoding LIC13354 family exoprotein — translation MKITSTTIKAAIILITMSGCFFDEKKNNDSNTTLTSLLYVANITPASSGSWFFYNGTPNYAGQTNPYPLDAGTIKEGTYVINSSKVVVTYNGYAASIMNVKLVDNSRSVVFGQLTADAAFGANQYLYYVWTFSNGYYYVCPDLNSYKNTLQDAIADFNSLKTTQLDRTNLNGGCFGAIWSRLQTN, via the coding sequence ATGAAAATTACGAGTACTACAATAAAAGCAGCAATTATACTGATAACGATGTCGGGTTGTTTCTTTGATGAGAAAAAGAACAACGATAGCAATACGACTTTGACTTCCCTATTGTACGTTGCAAATATCACCCCCGCTTCTTCAGGAAGTTGGTTTTTCTATAATGGGACTCCTAACTATGCCGGACAAACAAATCCATATCCGCTGGATGCAGGTACGATTAAAGAGGGAACCTACGTTATCAACTCTTCTAAGGTCGTCGTCACGTATAACGGATATGCCGCGTCAATCATGAACGTAAAACTTGTGGATAATAGCCGCTCCGTAGTTTTCGGACAATTAACGGCCGATGCTGCGTTCGGAGCCAACCAATATCTTTACTATGTTTGGACATTCTCCAACGGCTACTACTATGTTTGTCCCGATTTAAATTCATACAAGAACACCTTGCAGGATGCAATTGCCGACTTTAACAGTTTAAAGACCACCCAATTAGATCGTACGAATTTGAACGGCGGTTGCTTTGGCGCTATCTGGAGCAGGCTGCAAACCAATTAA
- a CDS encoding flavin monoamine oxidase family protein → MKFSRSSFLKAGALTAATLLSMGKNVLRAQSASPTNNKKVLVLGGGLAGLYSAYLLGKTGYKVTLIEATDRVAGRVRSIVDLSGNVVDLGAEWVSTEDKTVKSLVRELGLKFSPAILQPDLFQGTYKKFGNWEISVKSREILNKLIGLNSKMNAAQQQGLDRISFYNYLLYQGMTPEDLTLTGYKLSLHYGDSIRVLSAQKVLSDLAQFPVLNARVEGGMENIAKTLVLNIENTEFVFSDPVLQVDQDESGVSVTASSGRKFTGNTCVCTLPANQVSAVKWNPELDKEKLLSALRIRYSQIYKLFLILRESPWESSPFSVHSDSAAQFLYDAGTKPNSPDKVLGVVANGDRYSVFESASQDQKIDYVRLTLGRLGLKKDLQIQRFYFSELGKEYVPSGIATFPPGSFGSEISLRKPFDRIFFAGEHTGEITGTVEAALSSAIKAVNLV, encoded by the coding sequence ATGAAGTTTTCTCGATCTTCCTTTCTAAAAGCCGGCGCTTTGACAGCAGCGACGCTGTTGAGTATGGGTAAGAATGTATTAAGGGCCCAATCCGCATCGCCTACCAATAATAAAAAAGTTCTCGTACTGGGAGGAGGCCTCGCCGGTCTATACTCGGCGTATTTGTTAGGAAAGACCGGATATAAAGTCACCTTAATTGAAGCAACGGATCGAGTTGCAGGAAGAGTTCGATCGATTGTGGATTTGTCCGGTAACGTAGTGGATCTTGGAGCGGAGTGGGTTTCGACTGAAGATAAGACCGTAAAAAGTTTGGTTCGGGAATTGGGTCTTAAATTTTCACCTGCAATTTTACAGCCCGATTTATTCCAAGGAACATATAAGAAATTCGGCAATTGGGAAATTTCCGTCAAATCGCGAGAGATTCTAAATAAATTAATCGGGTTGAATTCTAAAATGAATGCGGCTCAGCAACAGGGGTTGGATCGAATCAGCTTCTATAACTATTTATTATATCAAGGAATGACTCCGGAAGACTTAACTTTGACAGGATATAAGCTCTCATTGCATTATGGAGATTCGATCCGTGTATTATCCGCTCAGAAAGTCCTTTCGGACCTGGCGCAATTTCCTGTACTCAACGCTCGGGTGGAAGGCGGTATGGAGAATATCGCTAAAACGTTAGTGTTAAACATAGAAAATACTGAATTTGTTTTTTCCGATCCCGTTCTTCAGGTAGACCAAGACGAGTCGGGAGTTTCGGTTACCGCAAGTTCGGGCAGAAAATTCACCGGGAATACATGTGTATGCACTCTTCCCGCAAATCAAGTCTCAGCGGTAAAATGGAATCCGGAACTCGATAAGGAAAAATTATTGTCGGCGCTCCGCATTCGATACTCTCAGATATATAAACTATTTTTAATATTAAGGGAATCCCCGTGGGAATCTTCTCCGTTTTCGGTACATTCGGATAGCGCCGCTCAATTCTTGTACGACGCCGGAACCAAACCGAATTCTCCGGATAAAGTATTGGGTGTGGTGGCTAATGGGGATCGATATTCTGTTTTCGAATCCGCTTCTCAAGACCAGAAAATCGATTATGTTCGATTGACTTTGGGACGTTTGGGGCTAAAGAAGGATTTACAGATTCAACGTTTCTATTTTTCCGAACTCGGAAAAGAATACGTGCCTTCAGGGATCGCTACGTTTCCTCCGGGAAGTTTCGGTTCGGAAATTAGTTTGCGGAAACCTTTCGATCGAATTTTTTTTGCCGGGGAGCATACCGGAGAGATTACAGGAACGGTTGAAGCCGCGTTATCTTCCGCTATAAAAGCGGTAAATTTAGTGTAG